A stretch of the Medicago truncatula cultivar Jemalong A17 chromosome 5, MtrunA17r5.0-ANR, whole genome shotgun sequence genome encodes the following:
- the LOC120580587 gene encoding uncharacterized protein isoform X2 has protein sequence MKRKAFSLSPFSSAVQISECVPSSCSKNLKKPKILDEVNSMAAKASDSNWPPLLDEKMLEVFIAAHLRAMRSGPHLNSHSLEFWNKAETEVNRIITENFPQLLPKDVESLRKRLKYLRCNPKVTRNTIIVLVVASLQEEDLVDLQEEEDLFVDIARAQIHLPRCPRSMNWMISMMSGLACNVQACNV, from the exons ATGAAGAGAAAAGCATTTTCGCTCTCTCCTTTTTCATCAGCGGTTCAAATATCTGAATGTGTTCCTTCATCTTGTTCTAAAAATCTGAAAAAG cCGAAGATACTGGACGAGGTTAATTCAATGGCTGCAAAG GCAAGTGATTCAAACTGGCCACCACTACTCGACGAGAAGATGCTGGAGGTGTTCATAGCTGCCCATCTCAGAGCAATGAGATCAGGCCCCCATCTAAACAGCCACAGTTTAGAGTTCTGGAACAAAGCTGAAACTGAGGTTAACCGCATCATCACAGAAAACTTTCCCCAGTTGCTTCCAAAAGATGTTGAATCTTTGCGGAAGAGACTGAAATACTTAAGGTGCAACCCTAAG GTTACCCGGAATACAATTATAGTTTTGGTAGTGGCCAGTCTTCAGGAGGAGGACCTAGTAGATCTTCAGGAAGAGGAGGACCTATTCGTAGACATAGCTCGAGCACAGATCCATCTTCCTCGCTGCCCCCGGTCAATGAATTGGATGATCAGCATGATGTCGGGGC
- the LOC120580587 gene encoding uncharacterized protein isoform X1 translates to MKRKAFSLSPFSSAVQISECVPSSCSKNLKKPKILDEVNSMAAKASDSNWPPLLDEKMLEVFIAAHLRAMRSGPHLNSHSLEFWNKAETEVNRIITENFPQLLPKDVESLRKRLKYLRCNPKNQSNDKIVLLVRDLFTIHDMIIPNKLPGYPEYNYSFGSGQSSGGGPSRSSGRGGPIRRHSSSTDPSSSLPPVNELDDQHDVGACL, encoded by the exons ATGAAGAGAAAAGCATTTTCGCTCTCTCCTTTTTCATCAGCGGTTCAAATATCTGAATGTGTTCCTTCATCTTGTTCTAAAAATCTGAAAAAG cCGAAGATACTGGACGAGGTTAATTCAATGGCTGCAAAG GCAAGTGATTCAAACTGGCCACCACTACTCGACGAGAAGATGCTGGAGGTGTTCATAGCTGCCCATCTCAGAGCAATGAGATCAGGCCCCCATCTAAACAGCCACAGTTTAGAGTTCTGGAACAAAGCTGAAACTGAGGTTAACCGCATCATCACAGAAAACTTTCCCCAGTTGCTTCCAAAAGATGTTGAATCTTTGCGGAAGAGACTGAAATACTTAAGGTGCAACCCTAAG AATCAGTCTAATGATAAGATTGTGTTATTGGTCCGCGATCTGTTTACCATCCATGATATGATAATCCCCAACAAACTTCCAGGTTACCCGGAATACAATTATAGTTTTGGTAGTGGCCAGTCTTCAGGAGGAGGACCTAGTAGATCTTCAGGAAGAGGAGGACCTATTCGTAGACATAGCTCGAGCACAGATCCATCTTCCTCGCTGCCCCCGGTCAATGAATTGGATGATCAGCATGATGTCGGGGC